Proteins encoded together in one Plasmodium cynomolgi strain B DNA, chromosome 9, whole genome shotgun sequence window:
- a CDS encoding hypothetical protein (putative) — protein sequence MLGIKKGEKYEDIVSKLWEEKFHSTAQILNEKYLERRKKKRDNHQVCKKKGAIYWEQRGSKSCDIGGNKNQTRAVKIQRVNMQNDDCPLEGSHAGIGKSQNPNERDKSCQRRNSLSNVLQMEGVNSNTFYDTQSDKHYVKFNSKEFTQDVDIDHEFFYKRSNNMGRKMIKEEVQSNHASTSSKVKKFFLIFCNGCLVVFLGVSNNICGRMRNRVLNNFDSLTASYNAIAYVGIYLVLCIIYCKSRSITKEHWSYIYPCLSRHFKKREKSGDARQIDKKKEQAKEERDCTIDVRDHEAIKRKKKIMKLQGKDVRAGEDNTLESSSALNTSEPRSNEKKEPNDKKTHAQCRCSNAIVENSDAEEGVYSFSKQDIKDILEHYQHDKPHEDVLRCRGTTENGIYSSVKKKWRNLGAYKYVIVIALFDIISNTLYFVSQLAIPLTILLLLNQLNFIFSIILSYLILKRKYNIHHALSVIIVIVGFLFFYIPYVYKENTVVTKQTLVSYYMNSHFYLNVHDALYDNASYFNRFYNCNEPTCNMTPPFGIFASIIFCVFSILLTSYGGVLREIFFSEYIKGREKRHKVVSIRKGKRKCSPLCSAICAPEMGVPQNGFCEMETEERTSSGESNKQGRKHNYGKKATLVEYPLFNKPSDDDKNGYMINMQELAVSHQGGDEEMLSGLSVSHANRIVDGVDSTERHFTSPCPMCGKGGGETGASKGVLDIMENKPLHNRVVVEKVTPKSDIVQKTKKGRKASDKMSVILLSFNISLIQICLLPMIIYFQLLFNKNKDISYLLYIKDSIQCFSGHTMENNSNCKYSFGVYSLYIVVNAIFNLSVSSFYSKYSSAECFLILKSSTPLTLVVLYFYDFPFILESDKYFSIYFVISIVIVFTGVSYFFYQSIASDRKRKKKSGYVNLVRLRAPVARLSLIIHFQFV from the exons atgctgggaataaaaaagggagagaagtACGAAGATATTGTTTCAAAACTGTGGGA agaaaaatttcaCTCCACAGCACAGATTCTTAACGAGAAATACttggagagaagaaaaaaaaagagggataATCACCaggtgtgtaaaaaaaaaggggccatTTACTGGGAACAGCGGGGAAGCAAAAGCTGCGACATCGGTGGAAATAAGAACCAAACCCGAGCCGTGAAGATTCAACGAGTGAATATGCAGAATGATGATTGCCCCTTGGAGGGAAGCCACGCAGGAATAGGAAAAAGTCAAAACCCTAATGAGAGGGACAAATCATGTCAAAGAAGAAACAGCCTTTCCAACGTACTACAAATGGAAGGTGTAAATAGCAATACATTTTACGATACACAAAGTGACAAGCATTATGTGAAATTTAACAGTAAGGAATTCACGCAAGATGTTGACATAGATCATGAATTCTTTTATAAGCGGAGTAACAACATGGGAAGAAAGATGATCAAGGAAGAGGTGCAGTCCAACCACGCATCCACCAGCAGCAAAgtgaaaaagttttttttaattttttgcaatggGTGTTTAGTTGTATTTTTGGGAGTCAGTAATAACATATGCGGTAGGATGAGGAATCGAGTGCTGAACAACTTTGACAGTTTAACTGCGTCGTATAATGCTATAGCCTACGTGGGGATTTATTTAGTGCTGTGCATTATTTACTGTAAGTCAAGGAGCATTACAAAGGAACACTGGTCTTATATTTATCCGTGCTTGAGCAGGCATTTtaagaaaagggagaaaagcgGTGATGCGAGACAGATagacaagaaaaaggagcaagCGAAGGAGGAGCGCGATTGTACCATTGATGTGAGGGATCACGAGGCAatcaagaggaagaagaaaatcatGAAGCT TCAGGGGAAAGACGTACGAGCCGGGGAAGACAACACCCTGGAGAGCAGCAGCGCTCTAAACACAAGTGAGCCGCGCTCCAATGAGAAGAAAGAaccaaatgataaaaaaacgcacgCTCAGTGTCGCTGCAGTAATGCCATTGTGGAGAACTCAGATGCGGAGGAGGGAGTGTACTCATTTAGTAAGCAAGACATAAAGGACATACTAGAACATTACCAACATGATAAACCGCACGAAGATGTCCTACGCTGTAGAGGGACGACGGAGAATGGAATATATTCAAGTGTAAAGAAGAAGTGGAGAAATTTAGGAGCATACAAATATGTAATCGTCATAGCCTTATTTGACATAATATCAAATACGTTATATTTTGTGTCCCAGCTAGCCATTCCGCTAACCATCCTACTGCTCCTGAATCAgttgaattttattttctccattatATTATCGTACttgattttaaaaaggaagtacaACATTCATCACGCGTTGTCAGTCATTATCGTCATAGTaggtttccttttcttctacATTCCCTACGTGTACAAGGAGAATACAGTTGTTACGAAGCAGACATTGGTCAGCTATTATATGAACTCTCATTTTTATCTAAATGTGCATGATGCACTATATGACAATGCTAGCTATTTTAACAGATTCTACAACTGTAATGAACCCACTTGCAATATGACACCCCCGTTTGGTATATTCGCAtctatcattttttgtgtgttctccattttgctaaCATCATATGGTGGGGTCCTcagggaaatatttttctccgaGTATATAAAAGGAAGAGAGAAGCGTCACAAGGTGGTCAGCAtaaggaagggaaaaaggaaatgctCTCCATTATGTAGTGCCATTTGCGCTCCAGAGATGGGGGTACCACAGAATGGATTCTGCGAAATGGAGACAGAAGAAAGAACATCCTCGGGGGAGAGTAACAAACAGGGGAGAAAGCACAACTATGGGAAAAAAGCAACTCTCGTTGAgtatcccctttttaataaaccaAGTGATGACGATAAAAATGGTTACATGATAAATATGCAAGAGTTAGCTGTAAGCCACCAAGGGGGGGATGAAGAAATGTTAAGTGGATTGTCTGTGTCCCACGCTAATCGTATCGTGGACGGGGTTGATAGTACCGAACGCCATTTTACGTCTCCCTGCCCGATGTGCGGGAAAGGTGGAGGAGAAACAGGCGCATCCAAAGGGGTACTCGATATTATGGAGAACAAACCGCTTCACAACCGCGTAGTAGTAGAAAAGGTCACCCCCAAAAGTGACATAGTGCAGAAAacgaagaaaggaagaaaagccTCCGACAAAATGAGCGTCATACTTTTGTCTTTCAATATTTCACTAATCCAAATTTGTTTGCTCCCaatgataatatattttcaactTTTGTTTAACAAGAACAAGGACATTTCTTACTTGCTATATATCAAGGATAGCATCCAATGCTTCTCGGGACATACCATGGAGAATAACTCGAACTGTAAGTACTCGTTTGGTGTGTACAGCTTGTACATAGTGGTGAATGCTATATTTAACTTGAGCGTGTCGTCATTTTACAGCAAGTATTCTTCAGCCGAGTGTTTCCTAATTTTGAAGTCTTCAACTCCGCTTACTCTGGtggttttatatttttacgacTTTCCGTTTATCCTGGAGAGtgacaaatatttttccatttattttgtgatCAGCATAGTGATCGTTTTTACTGGCGTGAGTTACTTCTTCTATCAGAGCATCGCGTCAGataggaaaaggaaaaaaaaaagtggctaCGTAAATTT